The sequence TAATTCACTTCCCCTTCAACAGAACAAGCAATGGgtggagttttttttaaacagttttgacTTTGTATTTGTAAACCAAAAGTCATAACAGTAGCAGCCAAACAAGCACACTCAATAATAAGTTTAATTACAATGGGAAAGTTCCGCTATCATTTTGTTCAATAATGACTGCTGGACCTGTCCATCTCTTAGAGGCAGAGTTGGTCATTTAGATGCTGTTGAAACTGGTAAGAAAGTGTTATTATTCCCAGTTAAACGAGTCCTGTGCAGTCATGAACTGCCAGTCAGAGAGGAAGAATCCGTTAACAAAAGCCAAAAAAGGCTGAGATGACAGTTTTGCAAATGCACTTGGGAACAAAAACTCTAAATTTGGAGACATTTGGAAGGGGAAAACACCATCCCAGCTGTGAAGtgtggcggtggcagcatcatgttgagtGGGTGTTTTGCTGCCGAGGTGAAAAGAGGTGCGCATAAGCAAGGCAGCCTATAAACCTGCCCCATTTGGATCAGTTCTGTCAGGACAGAATTTAAGCAAGCTGTGTGTGTAGATTGAGGAAGGATACCTGAAATGCTTGACGCAaatttatgtattattttctgGAATTTTGCAAATAGAAACAGGTTATCCTAACTGACCAAAAGCAGGAAATTTAAAGTctgatttgttttgtcagtgagggggaaaaaaaactatttttacaaGTTATGTCAACATCTGGTTTTGATTCTGTTTGATTAGAAGTATAATTCATACTGGGTTTGGTGACTTGTcacaaaaaatgtcagaaaatagTTATTTCTTGGTACCATTGTGCTAACcacctttttgctgttttgtcacAGGTTTCTATTCTTTTGGCCATAGAACTGATCTGGAATCTGTGTGAAGTGCTTTATATCGATGCTGCTCCTGGTAACTCTTTAACGTTTTTTATTCCCGTTGTCATTTCTTGTCTTGTGAAATAACATCTTCCAATTTTGTGACTTCGAAATCAAAGCAACGCTGCATTGTTTGTGTATTCCCAGCTGGCTCTCTGTTGCTTCATCTTCTGGACTGGGTGAGGTTACACAAGGCTGATGTTGATGAGAAGGCCAGGGATGTGCTGCAGAGTGACAGCCCTGCAGAGCACCACAATTACTGGGATGTGGTACGTACAGAAGGAACTCTAGGAGGTCTGATTTTAATAAGGACTACAAGGAGTGGTGATAGTTTTACTCGTGGCTGTTagagtatttttcttcttctatagATTTTGTGGACCAGATGTAAATGGCAGTGGCAAATCCCAATGATCACATGTCTTGTGTGTGCAGGTGGTGAGTTATGTTCTGCAGGGCAGTTTGGTAGAAGCCAGACAGATGCTGGTGAAACAGGCCACCCTACAGCCAGCCTCCAGGAACATGTACAAACTAATGGATAGCTTACTCGGCAAAATGCCCTTTTTCAGTGTAAGTACACTATGATATACCCTTTGTTGTTTAGAACATTATGAAAAATCCTACTTTCTGTGAGGAGTTTAAAACCTCTCTGTGCatgttgtctgtttttgtttgcccTCCAGCGAACCTGCATTCTTTGTTTcttgccttttggttattaacATCTCAGATATGCTTTCAGTTCTCCATGAACCTGAGCGGGAtggtataaataataaattatttgtattcTTCAGCAAACTTTCTAATTGTGGAGAAATACAGGAATTTCCCTTGGCACAAATATTTCTTGCTGGAATATAAGATTTTTGAAGTTAAAGGAGACGAGGCACATCTTCCTTACAGCCATAGCACCACCAAACTGATTAAGGATGCAGATTGCATAACTTTGTTTGGCCTGTTGCAGACAAATCATCCCTCTGGCGAAGCCTtctacaaacaaaaataaaactcctTGAAGGGTGGCTTGAGAATATAAAGCCAGGAATTAACATATCCAAAACCAATGAgctgtttttcctttaaaaagcCAGACTCTACATACGAGTCTGCTATATTAAACAGTCACGAGCTTGACTGAAAAGggattttaattttatgaaatgtttaaagttgtttaaagTGGAGCTTCCTGGATCTTCACAGATTATTGATCATTTGCTGGCTAGACATTGAGAGCTTCTTAACATTTCACCTGCGGTTACTTAAACTGTAATTACAGGAGTAaattgtttgtttatgtttacaactgGAATAGtttgcctttttgttttaatgatgatcgcaaaaaaaaaaaaaaaagtatttttcaataTTCGATCTGTTAATTCCTAATCCGAGGAGATCAAGGGAAAAATGGCGCATCCATTTTGATCTCCTGACCTACAAGAGAGTGAAGTTATATTTTAACATGTGGGTCAAACATAAGTGGCCCCAGACAACATGCCAGGGTTTAGTTTCAGAGCTGCTGGTGACTTCTTAAACCCAAATATGCAACCTCACTTCAAATCTGCTCGATTTCAGTCAAAATTTGGAAGACATGCAATTGCAGCAATATTGTTGAATGTTGCGATGATGATATCTGTTGCGATTAAACAACGTTTCAATCTGTCTTTTCCATCCTAATGATGTCCTCAGTGCTCTCTATAAACTTTAGCATCTCAGGCACTAATATGTATCCAGTCAGGTCTGGACATCAAGGATAGTAAGTCCATTCTGCTGGCCAAATTTGCCTCTAGCTCTCAGATTTATTAATGGATTGCGTATGAAATATAGCAGACTACTGATTATTGCATTCAAGAAGTCATTTGCAATTTCAGTATCACACACTGATGGTGTGATTCGATATATTGTGCGGCTAGACCGTTTGGTTTTTCTCATTAGAACAGCATGTCTTTGCATAAAGTGGCTGTTAGCATTGCTATTTTAAATTTCTATAATGTCATCCTCAGCCTGGTGGCACTGAGACAGTAACAGAGTTTGATGTGAAGTGGAGTAACTGGCATAAGGAGGTGGAGAGCTACCTGAAGGACAACTCATTTGCAAGCAACCACCACCTAGAGCTCATCTGTAAGGTCGGAGATGCTGTGCACACATCTGGCCTTTTTGCTCAGATCCTTGAGTACTTGTTAAAATGCAGTCTGAACCTTCCACCATGAATTGAACTTTTAAGACACTTTTTGAGTCTTTtcactttgttgttttgttaatattttagatCCTCGTGGGCGATGAAGACACTCTGCTGGAGCAGAAGGAGCTGCTTAGCACCTGGTATCACTTTCTTGTCACAAGACTGCTCTACTGCCACCCTACAGTGAAACCCTTTGAGTTACATTACTATGCACAGGTGCGCCCCATTCCATGCAGTTTAGCACTGTTTCttactgtgttgttgttttattgtacgtctgtgtgtttgcatgcaCTGCAGTCATGCCTGACGATGTTCCTGGACTCGAGGAGTGTCCAGGAGCCTTTAGACAGCATCTTACTGGCTGCCTTTGAGTATGACATTTGTCTGGTCATCAAGGACTGCAGGTGGGATGAATGACATATTGGCTTacagaactaaacaaaatatattcaaaaCCAAACCTGAAGTTTATGAAGTTTGACTTTGTTCCCCTTGCTATGTTTCCTCAGCATTGTTCTCAACAACTGGTGGTTCGTGGCTCATTTGACAGACCTGCTGGATCACTGCAAACTCCTCCACTCTCATAATCTAAAGTAAGGATGCTTTAGGTTGTGAATTTGGTATGAAGGTGAAAAGATTACACACATTACTGGGCTAAGATTaggatgtgtgtttgtgttcagcTTTGGGTCCAACATGAGAGAGTTCCTCCTGTTAGAGTATGCCTCTGGTTTATTCACTCATCACAGGTATGTTTAAACTGTCTCTCAAGGTTCATTTGCTCCTTCCTCcctctgtgttttatattttacatttaactcAAAGGACTGAAAACTTTGGGTTGAAAATGTTGAATATGGAAAAGTATGTAATTGTTACATTGCATATGTGTCTGTATTGTTTTGCACTGTTAACACATAATACAAGGTTGTTCAGAATATTGCAAATTTCTAACTCTGGCTTGAAAGTCTGTGGCAGTGTGCTGTGGATTACTTCGACCACTGTCCAGAGTTGGGCCGAGCTTGCCTGGAGCTGCAGATCGAGCGTGTGCCCTTAGACACCGAACGGAAAGCGCTCAAAGTGCTCCGGATCTGTGAGGAGAGGCAGATGTCAGAGCAGGGTAACATCTTGCTTTTCCTTGTGAAACTATATCCATCTCTTAGCATTTAGCTAAGTCTTAAAGCCTTGCTTTGTTTTCTGGATTTCAGTGCGGAGTATCTGTAAGATCATGGCTATGAGAGCTCTGAGGAACAACAGACTGGGCTCAGCTCTGTCCTGGAGCATCAGGGCCAAAGACGCTGCCTTTGCCACCCTCATCTCTGAGAGGTTACTTCGTAACTGTGCACTTTTGGTTATAATGAATCTTTCCATTTATGGATTACAGTGCCTTTTTGATCAGTGATCAGTATCAGTAGCCCTTAACCTTCTTGACACCTTGTAACATCACAACCacagatttcagttttttttttttttcttttgtttttgtgctctTTTGTGatgaaccaacacaaagtggcacaTAACTGTAGTTATGTGAAAGAAAAGCAATACaagaatgtttcatttttttacaaaacaaaatccctAAAAATACTGCCAGGCACTGTTTGTGAAGGCTCTATAAGAGATTTAAGAAGTTGCCTTttgccaaaataacaaaatataatttttgttgtttctagGTTCTTACAGGATTACTGTGCCAAAGGGACTTTTTCTGACTTGGATCTGATTGACAATTTGGGTCCAGCAATGCTACTTAGTGACAGGCTCACTTTCCTCGGTATgaacactcaaacacacacccTGAACCATTAAACAGCTCCCCCCGTTTGAGGCACTCGTATCACTCATAGGTTCGGTCTTCACACTCCACTGTGACAGAACATTCAGTGAGTAGCTTTGACCTCGGACAACTTCCCACTTCGGTCTGCGATTACATGAGATGGTGTTTAAATCAGAGCTGTGTTGTGGGGTTCAGTAACACTGAGCTGTAGCATGATAGACACTTTTTATATGTAAACTTCTCTGCAGAACAACATAGAATTTCTGatatcttaatttattttattgtaactcTTAGTGAATAAGTGGCTTAAAAGTCTCCTTGAATTCTTATGCAAACACAAAGTTTACATGTGTTGTACAGAAATAAGCTACAAAGAGTGGGAACAATAGAAAACAAATCACTTATTTGatattaccgtattttccgcactataaggcgcacttaaaaaccttacattttttcaaaaaatgacagtgcgccttgtaatccggagcgccttatatatggatcaattggttaattggttgatccatactggttgtacacggcgctctgtcaaaatgtttcagtacgactggtaaactacaaagccgcaccgcttgcagcattacggctaccgtagtcgggggtgtcgccgaagtaatagcggtaaacacctgtattgtgcttactcctagtccaacaccacttgtgtgtgaataacgaccccaaaattgcacctttcaagagacacgcttacgatgctgagttcaaactcaaggctgtcagctacgcagtcgaacatgggaatagagcagcagtgagagaattcaacagttaacgctactatattgtgaatgtactaacgtttgatttagtgcatcaaactgtttcttttacgtgtttactgaatcagggaaaagtttcctttcacgttttaactaacgtttgatttcaacttcatagactccaatgcattcctaacgtgcggttggctctattcaatagatttctatgtagaggagaccttaccatgagagtgaatggagttatcagaacgctggtttgtagtgtattaataaagtttgactgactgacttatctgactgttttgttgacattctctttagcacagctccatctagtggatgcataacgcaaccccagtcaaacgtttgactgcagtagcttctattctatgcgccttataatccggtgcgccctatatatgaaaaaagttctaaaataggccattcattgaaggtgcgccttataatccggtgcaccttatagtgcggaaaatacggtaatcaaACTgcacttctttttttgttgttgcatgCACCAGGAAAATACAGGGAGTTCCACAAACTGTATGGGGAGAAACGTTTCAAGGAGGCTGCAAAGCTGCTGCTCTCCCTCATGACAGCAAAGATTGCTCCACAAAGTTTCTGGATGACTCTGCTGACCGACGCTCTGCCACTGCTGGAACAGACGGAGGTCAGTCAGCATGCTGGATGTCTGTAAACTGTAGACTTTTGGTTGTGAATTCAAGACGCTGGTTCACTAGAGATGTAGTATCTTCAGATATTGAGGGTTTTAGAGCTAGATTGTTTTTGTCTTGCTTTAGATGTTATTTCTTTAGGTAACGAAACAGATTAACAGAGGAAAGAATAAATCCCAATTAAAGTATTAATTAGGTTTTACTGTCCCAGTCATGACTGGAAGAATGTATATTGAGATGGAACACATTTTTGACAGAAGAAGACCCACTTCTgagaactgaaaacaaatatttggtCAACCTTTTAGAAATATCCCTGAACTAGTAAATTATCAGAAGAATTGCTAATTAAATCTGCTCTCTACAAATTGTGACAGGTATTTCTATAAACTGTGATTACTAAACATGTACAGTGATCCCGGTTCaggaaacaaactttttaaaccCAAGAACTTCACCATCGCAAACCTGTCAAATTCTCTCAGCGATTTCTGATGAATTATGGAGATAAATGATGATGCAAATAATGAGCTCTCACTTTATGTATATTGTCCTCCAGATTCTATTATTTCCTATTATAATTGATTGCGGATTTATTAGTCGACTCATCCTCGTAGCAACCAGTCGACTGTAATGAAATAGGACAGATTAAGACCCTATGCGACCAGGTTTTAAATAGAAATTATGACCATTTTATAACCATATTTCATTACCCATGCCCTGGAGTAAATTAGAGAAATTTCTTTATTCATTAGTTGTCAAGGCAAGTACATAACATCTGGAATCTCGAAATCACTTTACTGCTattttattcagtaaataaattCAATATTACTGTAATCACTTACATGCATCTAGCTACACTACAAGTCTTTCATGCTGATTTACATAATTTGACCTGGATCTTGTTAGTTATGCCAGCAAATCCTCATAAGTGGTTCTCATTGCATTGGGAAGATGTTTTAACTTGATAAATTCTTATTTCTTGTCACTATATAGATGGAAGTGTAGAATTAAAGAGTGATTTAGAGAAACTAAAtgactgtttttgttgttttagtgtCTTTCTATTAACACATAACCTCGAATTCTTATTTTCAGGTGATCTTCTCGGCAGACCAAACCAATGAGTTGATGTACTGTTTAGAGGAGCTGACGTCCTCACTGAACAGCACAGCTCCTGGTGCAGACAGACCAATGCAGGTACAGCTTTTATGCTGCTTTTTTGATCCTACTTGGAGTTGTTTTAAAGTCAAAACACCCCCAGTAGGTGTTCCTTACTGAAGAGAAATCTTCATTTTTAAGTACAAGTGTGTGAGTATAGACACATACTGTAGatagcttttttttaacattgtttgTACATGAATATGTGATAGATTCTAATAATGCACACTAGTTCTAAAAGGATGTGTGGAGAGTTTAAAGCATCAATCTCCAGCTGCTGAAGTGTCTAAGAAGTACCATCTGCCGAACATTTAATTTAAGCACATCTGTGTTTTCAGCAGGAAGACGTCGAGCAGACAAAAGTGGAGCTCCTGAGGCTCTCTCTGGCCAGGAATCTGGCAATGGCTGTCGTCAAAGAAGGAACTATGGAAACATGAGAGGGatcaatgtttaaaataaagctttttgtttttttgttttttgtattgtatataaaaataaaataattttcatgctGTACATTGACATCTgatatgtggaaaaaaaggtttcataaatcccaaactgttttaaagaatccttATTTAGTGTTGAATAATCCATTTCAATTTCACCAGTCTTTTACATACTTCATACAATGATTGAAGGTTCCAAGGAGCAATATGAAGGAGTGTGCACATTCTCCGTTCATATTTAATGCTTTGACTGTTtatacattttgtaaaaatgatgcATGTGTATGATAAGATACTAATTACATGCAGAATTATGTGATCCATATGATCCAGATCCTGGTAAAAGTGCCAGAATGCCCATTGCTACTAAACCAGTGGGTCCTCATTAACAATCACATTTTCCATCTcagaaaagtttttaaaaccaggctgagaaaaggagaaaaatgttttggttggataatacaggtccttctcaaaatattagcatattgtgataaagttcattattttccataatgtcatgatgaaaatttaacattcatatattttagattcattgcacactaactgaaatatttcaggtcttttattgtcttaatacggattattttggcatacagctcatgaaaacccaaaattcctatctcacaaaattagcatattattaaaagggtctctaaacgagctatgaacctaatcatctgaatcaacgagttaactctaaacacctgcaaaagattcctgaggcctttaagactcccagcctggttcatcactcaaagccccaatcatgggtaagactgccgacctgactgctgtccagaaggccactattgacaccctcaagcaagagggtaagacacagaaagacatttctgaacgaataggctgttcccagagtgctgtatcaaggcacctcagtgggaagtctgtgggaaggaaaaagtgtggcagaaaacgctgcacaacgagaagaggtgaccggaccctgaggaagattgtggagaagggccgattccagaccttgggggacctgcggaagcagtggactgagtctggagtagaaacatccagagccaccgtgcacaggcgtgtacaggaaatgggctacaggtgccgcattccccaggtcaagccacttttgaaccagaaacagcggcagatgcgcctgacctgggttacagagaagcagcactggactgttgctcagtggtccaaagtactttttttggatgaaagcaaattctgcatgtcattcggaaatcaaggtgccagagtctggaggaagactggggagaaggaaatgccaaaatgccagaagtccagtgtcaagtacccacagtcagtgatggtctggggtgccgtgtcagctgctggtgttggtccactgtgttttatcaagggcagggtcaatgcagctagctatcaggagattttggagcacttcatgcttccatctgctgaaaagctttatggagatgaagatttcatttttcagcacgacctggcacctgctcacagtgccaaaaccactggtaaatggtttactgaccatggtatcactgtgctcaattggtctgccaactctcctgatctgaaccccatagagaatctgtgggatattgtgaagagaacgttgagagactcaagacccaacactctggatgagctaaaggccgctatcgaagcatcctgggcctccataagacctcagcagtgccacaggctgattgcctccatgccacgccgcattgaagcagtcatttctgccaaaggattcccgaccaagtattgagtgcataactgtacatgattatttgaaggttgacgttttttgtattaaaaacacttttcttttattggtcggatgaaatatgctaattttgtgagataggaattttgggttttcatgagctgtatgccacaatcatccgtattaagacaataaaagacctgaaatatttcagttagtgtgcaatgaatctaaaatatatgaatgttaaattttcatcattacattatagaaaataatgaactttatcacaatatgcacattttttgagaaggacctgtagataacAGAATAAAAGATTGAGAAACACCTCGGGTAAAGATTAAACAGCTCCATACCTCTGATTTCATCCATAGATGCTGTCTGATTTTGATACTGACCTCATTTGACAAAAGGAAGAATATTTCAAATTCACATTTAGAACAGGGACAATTGGATAATAAGGAACATGGATAtagccaagtttgtacagatgCATCAGAGGACTCAAATGGCAGAAATGGCATTTCCTTTTGTCCTGTAATTTAACATTAGAACTGGTGATAAAATTAGTAATAGACCCTCAGTGTAAACAGAAGAGATGTTGGGAAACGTAGAATTTTGGATGTCCGTCCATTTAGAGTTTTTGTTTGCTCTGATTCCAGTTCATTATTCACATTGAAACAATCTTTTACACCAAACTAGACCTTTCATTAGAAATGTATCAATTGTAAAGAATGCAAAGTCTGAGGCTAACGTTAAATTTATATGGGAATGGATATGAGCTGGCagagaaatatgtaaaacaagCTACACAAAATAGTGAATTTGATGTCATGGTGCTGTTTAGTAAAGGATAAATTCAATTAGTAACTAAGAAAGTGAGGTGGTTTTAAACAATTCAAAGAGAAGTAGGACCAAGAAGAAATATAGGTCTGAATAGAAAGGTAAAAACGTCAGTATCCAAATTATGCTTTGGTTAGACAGGATTGAATGGTCCACGGTTTACATTAAATAGCCATATTACAGGGCGATGTAAAAAATTTTGTGAAGAAGAAACTGAAACAAGTTTTATATTTATCAGATACAATGCCTAAAGAATTAATTATAGGACGATAAAACGGAACATTCAGGATCTTTAAAAGAGAAATGCACCGCGGAGTGTTGCTTGCTTTCGTTAAGATACCTGAAAAGACTAAATTaacaaattatatattttttataattattgttttttacgGCAAGCTAATATTACTGTCCCCAATCCATTCGTGCTGGTGGCGGTAATGTACCAAGATATCGCTTACCAACTGGCattaaacaagaagaagaagaagaagaagaccatCACATTTTCAAGATGGCTGCTTCCATCTCAGGATTGCTGAAACCTTGGACACCGAGGTATTTCTAATTTTTTGCACTTCAGaaggttattttattttgttaatataaACCAAATTAATGCTGGTTCCCCTGCTAACAAAGCAGTCCGCCAGGATCTGGAACGGTTTTCGTTATTAATGCGCTAATTACGCAATTAACAACCCTTCAGAGGAAGTTTCTATGCGATTATTAACCTTCTTAAAGTACAAATCCTGTAGGTTTAGTTTATGGAAAAACATGCAGCTCAGCTGATGCTTCAcagtctttgattttttttgtctgctaGCATAAACAACAGCAGCGGCCAAGTTAATTTCTTTTAAACCGATAACTTTAATCGTGTACTCGTTataatatacactcaccggccactttattaggtacactttgctaggaccgggttggacccccttttgccttcagagctgtcttaatccttcgtggcatagattcaacaaggtactggaaacattcctcagagagtttgatccatattgacatggatgctgcagatttgtcggctgcacatccatgatgcaaatctcccaaaggtgctctgttggattgagatctggtgactgtggagaccatttgagtccagtgaactcattgtcatgttcaagaaaccagtctgagatgatttgtgctttatgacatggcacattatcctgctggaagtaaccatcagaagatggctacactgtggtcataaagggatggacatggtcaacaACAATACTCGGGTAGACTGTGGCTTTGAcatgatgctcagttggtactaaggggcccaaagtgtgcctagaaaataaaaattacaccaccaccaccagcctgaacggTTGATAACGGATGgttccatgctttcatgttgctgaCGCCAACTTCTGatcctaccatccgaatgtcgcagcataaatcgagactcatcagaccaggcaacgtttttccaatcttctactgtccaattttggtgagcctgtgtgagtTGTAGcgtcagtttcctgttcttagatgacaggagtggcacccgttgtggtcttctgctgctgtagcccatccgcctcaaggttcg is a genomic window of Girardinichthys multiradiatus isolate DD_20200921_A chromosome X, DD_fGirMul_XY1, whole genome shotgun sequence containing:
- the LOC124862423 gene encoding nuclear pore complex protein Nup85-like isoform X2; the encoded protein is MEEVDVEPTVTNIPGIRYGKHMGFAWGPGDILVYETQFKASGPSLSGPAGPFIHQVRKDEDIYSPILRKLFNESHHIFVGLQTIKEDLPSKSKRTQFVSISRNYRSVIRACMEELQQVAVSTRDTEMATQYGNQVSILLAIELIWNLCEVLYIDAAPAGSLLLHLLDWVRLHKADVDEKARDVLQSDSPAEHHNYWDVVVSYVLQGSLVEARQMLVKQATLQPASRNMYKLMDSLLGKMPFFSPGGTETVTEFDVKWSNWHKEVESYLKDNSFASNHHLELICKILVGDEDTLLEQKELLSTWYHFLVTRLLYCHPTVKPFELHYYAQSCLTMFLDSRSVQEPLDSILLAAFEYDICLVIKDCSIVLNNWWFVAHLTDLLDHCKLLHSHNLNFGSNMREFLLLEYASGLFTHHSLWQCAVDYFDHCPELGRACLELQIERVPLDTERKALKVLRICEERQMSEQVRSICKIMAMRALRNNRLGSALSWSIRAKDAAFATLISERFLQDYCAKGTFSDLDLIDNLGPAMLLSDRLTFLGKYREFHKLYGEKRFKEAAKLLLSLMTAKIAPQSFWMTLLTDALPLLEQTEVIFSADQTNELMYCLEELTSSLNSTAPGADRPMQEDVEQTKVELLRLSLARNLAMAVVKEGTMET
- the LOC124862423 gene encoding nuclear pore complex protein Nup85-like isoform X1, producing MEEVDVEPTVTNIPGIRYGKHMGFAWGPGDILVYETQFKASGPSLSGPAGPFIHQVRKDEDIYSPILRKLFNESHHIFVGLQTIKEDLPSKSKRTQFVSISRNYRSVIRACMEELQQVAVSTRDTEMATQYGNQVSILLAIELIWNLCEVLYIDAAPAGSLLLHLLDWVRLHKADVDEKARDVLQSDSPAEHHNYWDVVVSYVLQGSLVEARQMLVKQATLQPASRNMYKLMDSLLGKMPFFSPGGTETVTEFDVKWSNWHKEVESYLKDNSFASNHHLELICKILVGDEDTLLEQKELLSTWYHFLVTRLLYCHPTVKPFELHYYAQSCLTMFLDSRSVQEPLDSILLAAFEYDICLVIKDCSIVLNNWWFVAHLTDLLDHCKLLHSHNLNFGSNMREFLLLEYASGLFTHHSLWQCAVDYFDHCPELGRACLELQIERVPLDTERKALKVLRICEERQMSEQVRSICKIMAMRALRNNRLGSALSWSIRAKDAAFATLISERFLQDYCAKGTFSDLDLIDNLGPAMLLSDRLTFLGKYREFHKLYGEKRFKEAAKLLLSLMTAKIAPQSFWMTLLTDALPLLEQTEVIFSADQTNELMYCLEELTSSLNSTAPGADRPMQQEDVEQTKVELLRLSLARNLAMAVVKEGTMET